From one Eucalyptus grandis isolate ANBG69807.140 chromosome 9, ASM1654582v1, whole genome shotgun sequence genomic stretch:
- the LOC104419811 gene encoding DUF21 domain-containing protein At2g14520 isoform X1 has protein sequence MAEHYRCCESAFFIRILIVALLVMFAGVMSGLTLGLMSMSLVDLEVLAKSGTPQDRKHAAKILPVVKNQHLLLCTLLICNAAAMEALPIFLDSLVSAYGAILISVTLILLFGEIIPQSVCSRYGLAIGAAVAPAVRVLVWICFPIAYPISKLLDYLLGHGHVALFRRAELKTLVDLHGNEAGKGGELTHDETTIIAGALELSDKSARDAMTPINETFAIDINAKLDQDLMNLVLEKGHSRVPVFYEKPTNIIGLILVKNLLTIHPEDEVPVKNVTIRKIPRVPEKMPLYDILNEFQKGHSHMAVVVRQHNESTEQSTDKSPIDSTENDVKVDIDGEKTPQEKKLKNKRSLQKWKSFPNSNNSVKGSSRSKKWTNYMYADILQLDGSPLPKLAEEEEAVGIITMEDVIEELLQEEIFDETDHHDEHS, from the exons ATGGCGGAGCATTACAGGTGCTGCGAGAGCGCCTTCTTCATCCGCATACTGATCGTGGCGCTGCTGGTGATGTTCGCCGGGGTGATGTCCGGCCTCACGCTGGGGCTCATGTCCATGAGCCTCGTCGACCTCGAGGTCCTCGCCAAGTCCGGCACCCCTCAGGATCGCAAGCACGCAG CCAAGATACTGCCAGTTGTAAAAAATCAACATCTTCTGCTTTGCACATTACTGATATGCAATGCTGCTGCAATGGAG GCCCTTCCCATTTTTCTTGACAGTTTAGTTTCAGCCTATGGCGCTATCCTGATCTCAGTGACATTGATCCTTCTGTTTGGAGAG ATAATTCCGCAATCTGTTTGTTCTCGATATGGTTTGGCAATTGGTGCGGCTGTGGCTCCGGCTGTGCGTGTTCTTGTTTGGATCTGCTTTCCCATTGCGTATCCAATCAGCAAG TTATTAGACTATCTACTAGGTCATGGACATGTTGCTCTCTTCCGCAGAGCTGAGCTTAAAACCCTTGTCGACTTGCATGGAAATGAG GCTGGAAAGGGGGGAGAATTGACGCATGATGAAACAACTATTATTGCTGGAGCACTTGAACTTTCGGATAAGTCAGCTCGTGATGCCATGACTCCTATAAATGAGACATTTGCAATTGACATCAATGCCAAGCTCGATCA GGATTTGATGAACTTGGTTTTGGAGAAAGGGCACAGCAGAGTGCCGGTTTTCTATGAGAAGCCTACCAATATAATTGGATTGATTCTG GTGAAGAATTTGCTGACCATTCACCCAGAAGATGAAGTACCAGTAAAAAATGTTACCATTCGGAAAATTCCAAG GGTTCCAGAAAAGATGCCTCTATACGACATATTAAATGAGTTTCAGAAAGGTCACAGCCACATGGCTGTTGTTGTGAGACAGCATAATGAGTCGACGGAGCAGTCCACTGACAAGAGCCCTATCGATA GTACTGAGAACGATGTCAAGGTGGACATTGATGGTGAaaagactccacaagagaagaaattgaaaaacaagAGATCTCTGCAAAAATGGAAGAGCTTCCCCAACTCAAATAACTCAGTTAAGGGAAGTTCAAGGAGCAAGAAGTGGACAAATTACATGTATGCAGATATCCTGCAACTAGATGGAAGTCCTCTTCCGAAGCttgcggaagaagaagaagctgtgGGCATAATAACCATGGAAGATGTCATAGAAGAACTGCTACAG GAGGAGATCTTTGATGAGACAGATCACCATGATGAACATTCATGA
- the LOC104419811 gene encoding DUF21 domain-containing protein At2g14520 isoform X2: MEALPIFLDSLVSAYGAILISVTLILLFGEIIPQSVCSRYGLAIGAAVAPAVRVLVWICFPIAYPISKLLDYLLGHGHVALFRRAELKTLVDLHGNEAGKGGELTHDETTIIAGALELSDKSARDAMTPINETFAIDINAKLDQDLMNLVLEKGHSRVPVFYEKPTNIIGLILVKNLLTIHPEDEVPVKNVTIRKIPRVPEKMPLYDILNEFQKGHSHMAVVVRQHNESTEQSTDKSPIDSTENDVKVDIDGEKTPQEKKLKNKRSLQKWKSFPNSNNSVKGSSRSKKWTNYMYADILQLDGSPLPKLAEEEEAVGIITMEDVIEELLQEEIFDETDHHDEHS; encoded by the exons ATGGAG GCCCTTCCCATTTTTCTTGACAGTTTAGTTTCAGCCTATGGCGCTATCCTGATCTCAGTGACATTGATCCTTCTGTTTGGAGAG ATAATTCCGCAATCTGTTTGTTCTCGATATGGTTTGGCAATTGGTGCGGCTGTGGCTCCGGCTGTGCGTGTTCTTGTTTGGATCTGCTTTCCCATTGCGTATCCAATCAGCAAG TTATTAGACTATCTACTAGGTCATGGACATGTTGCTCTCTTCCGCAGAGCTGAGCTTAAAACCCTTGTCGACTTGCATGGAAATGAG GCTGGAAAGGGGGGAGAATTGACGCATGATGAAACAACTATTATTGCTGGAGCACTTGAACTTTCGGATAAGTCAGCTCGTGATGCCATGACTCCTATAAATGAGACATTTGCAATTGACATCAATGCCAAGCTCGATCA GGATTTGATGAACTTGGTTTTGGAGAAAGGGCACAGCAGAGTGCCGGTTTTCTATGAGAAGCCTACCAATATAATTGGATTGATTCTG GTGAAGAATTTGCTGACCATTCACCCAGAAGATGAAGTACCAGTAAAAAATGTTACCATTCGGAAAATTCCAAG GGTTCCAGAAAAGATGCCTCTATACGACATATTAAATGAGTTTCAGAAAGGTCACAGCCACATGGCTGTTGTTGTGAGACAGCATAATGAGTCGACGGAGCAGTCCACTGACAAGAGCCCTATCGATA GTACTGAGAACGATGTCAAGGTGGACATTGATGGTGAaaagactccacaagagaagaaattgaaaaacaagAGATCTCTGCAAAAATGGAAGAGCTTCCCCAACTCAAATAACTCAGTTAAGGGAAGTTCAAGGAGCAAGAAGTGGACAAATTACATGTATGCAGATATCCTGCAACTAGATGGAAGTCCTCTTCCGAAGCttgcggaagaagaagaagctgtgGGCATAATAACCATGGAAGATGTCATAGAAGAACTGCTACAG GAGGAGATCTTTGATGAGACAGATCACCATGATGAACATTCATGA
- the LOC104419812 gene encoding NKAP family protein UM04995, giving the protein MDLETENRIAAILMKEAAELRRQAEKEGALAYLCKPSVRARPNSRFLTATVLGVQQANKAVEVDEMWRLRQKELELDNRIKGRSRDESSSRRHHKDASSSRSSSSDRHDIDDHSVEPSCSQSRSAHESRHKRGDEGLGDEEIEEFLLSRVKRGRGAIGSRMDETGPYLPSCPGSEELPPSPERREARVKYGPEKPYSLKASGSPEKDGHKDRHKKAKKVHSHSSRKHSSKHRSEGKSRKKKKEKKKHRK; this is encoded by the exons ATGGATTTGGAAACGGAAAACAGAATTGCTGCAATCCTTATGAAAGAAGCGGCGGAGTTACGTAGACAAGCTGAGAAAGAAGGCGCACTTGCCTATCTTTGCAAGCCCTCTGTTAGGGCACGGCCCAATTCGAGGTTTCTCACCGCAACTGTTCTTGGGGTGCAACAAG CCAATAAAGCTGTGGAAGTAGACGAAATGTGGCGTCTGCGTCAGAAGGAGCTGGAGCTTGATAATCGGATCAAAGGAAGATCAAGAGATGAGAGCAGCAGTAGGAGGCACCATAAGGATGCCAGTTCTTCaaggagcagcagcagcgatAGGCATGATATAGATGATCACAGTGTTGAACCTTCATGTTCTCAAAGTAGAAGTGCACATGAAAGTCGCCATAAAAGAGGGGATGAAGGTTTGGGGGATGAAGAGATTGAAGAGTTTCTACTCTCAAG AGTCAAGCGCGGCAGAGGTGCCATAGGGTCAAGGATGGATGAAACAGGTCCCTACCTTCCATCATGCCCAGGTTCCGAGGAGTTGCCTCCAAGTCCTGAGCGTAGGGAAGCACGTGTTAAGTATGGGCCAGAAAAACCATATTCACTTAAGGCTTCTGGATCACCCGAAAAGGACGGTCATAAAGACAGGCATAAGAAGGCAAAGAAGGTCCACTCTCACTCAAGCAGAAAACACTCCAGTAAGCACAGATCTGAAGGGAAGtctaggaaaaagaagaaagagaagaaaaaacatagaAAGTAG